The proteins below are encoded in one region of Garra rufa chromosome 12, GarRuf1.0, whole genome shotgun sequence:
- the LOC141347223 gene encoding transmembrane protein 45B-like translates to MGSFKGHALPGSFFLITGLWWAAKQTFLYATRRNKSAGAGRLVSRATQRRIEIIEGAVILSFSVIGMFAEQFLAGGPKFQLYDSSTQHWEQLMNWQHTTMYLFFAIAGAISLTVHSTDIAPLALDRMLLGLAFFNEGFLFLYHLHGRDMLDVHVHTLLLYAIFGQAFICLLEVFHRGNILLELLRATLTILQGSWFWQIGFVLYPPSQVKWDQADHDNAVFVTLCYCWHLAFALLTVAVVYWSVLCAVRTRLRRMPPMEMGLLKPREKEVESEDEIL, encoded by the exons ATGGGAAGTTTTAAAGGCCACGCATTGCCTGGAAGTTTCTTTCTGATCACCGGCCTGTGGTGGGCTGCAAAGCAGACATTTTTGTATGCCACCCGGAGGAATAAAAGTGCTGGTGCGGGCAGACTTGTATCTCGAGCAACCCAACGACGCATAGAAATCATAGAAGGAGCTGTCATTTTATCATTTTCTGTTATTG GTATGTTCGCAGAGCAGTTTTTAGCAGGTGGGCCCAAGTTTCAGCTGTATGACTCTTCCACTCAGCACTGGGAGCAGCTAATGAACTGGCAGCACACCACCATGTACCTGTTTTTTGCCATCGCAGGGGCCATATCTCTCACTGTCCACAGCACAGACATCGCCCCACTGGCCTTAGACCGGATGCTGCTGGGTCTTGCTTTCTTTAATGAGG GATTTCTGTTTCTTTACCATCTCCATGGTAGAGATATGCTTGATGTCCATGTGCACACCCTTCTCCTCTATGCCATCTTTGGACAAGCTTTCATCTGCCTTCTGGAGGTTTTCCACAGAGGGAATATTTTACTAGAACTGCTTCGAGCCACTCTCACCATACTGCAAGGCAGCTGGTTCTGGCAG ATTGGCTTTGTGCTGTACCCACCCAGTCAAGTCAAATGGGATCAGGCAGACCATGACAATGCTGTCTTTGTCACATTATGTTACTGCTGGCACCTGGCGTTTGCATTGCTCACTGTAGCTGTAGTTTACTGGTCTGTTCTCTG TGCTGTGCGAACCAGACTGAGGAGGATGCCACCCATGGAAATGGGGCTTTTGAAACCAAGAGAGAAAGAAGTAGAGTCTGAAGATGAGATTTTATGA